The following proteins are co-located in the Bacillota bacterium genome:
- a CDS encoding TIM barrel protein, translating into MKQVVTWWPVSRLPLKQAIAELKRIGFHGVEMAPRETWDEIRAAGLRIATIVGHASLTDGLNRKENHNRIEDELKRNIDLAAQYDIPVLICFSGNRRGISDEEGIANCAEGLKRVAPYAEQKGVTLAMELLNSKVDHPDYQCDRTWWGVEVCKRVNSPRVKLLYDIYHMQIMEGDLIRTIRANIQYIAHFHTAGNPGRRDPDETQEIYYPAVMRAIKETRFDGFIGHEFGPKGDPIEALRKAYQICDV; encoded by the coding sequence CTGAAACAGGTGGTGACGTGGTGGCCGGTGAGCCGACTGCCCCTGAAGCAGGCTATCGCAGAGCTCAAGCGCATCGGCTTTCACGGTGTGGAGATGGCACCGCGCGAAACGTGGGACGAGATACGCGCCGCCGGATTGCGCATCGCCACGATAGTGGGGCACGCCTCGCTCACCGACGGACTGAACCGAAAGGAAAACCACAACCGCATCGAAGACGAACTCAAGCGGAATATCGACCTCGCCGCACAATACGATATCCCTGTGCTGATCTGTTTCTCCGGAAATCGACGGGGCATATCGGATGAAGAGGGCATTGCCAACTGTGCGGAGGGGCTGAAGCGCGTCGCACCCTACGCGGAACAGAAAGGCGTTACGCTCGCGATGGAGCTGTTGAACAGCAAGGTAGACCATCCGGATTACCAGTGCGACCGCACCTGGTGGGGTGTGGAGGTGTGCAAACGGGTGAACTCGCCGCGCGTGAAGCTGCTCTACGACATCTACCACATGCAGATTATGGAGGGCGACCTCATCCGCACCATCCGCGCCAACATCCAGTACATCGCACACTTCCACACGGCGGGCAACCCTGGACGGCGTGACCCCGACGAGACGCAGGAAATCTACTACCCCGCGGTCATGCGCGCCATCAAGGAGACCAGGTTCGATGGCTTCATCGGGCACGAGTTTGGTCCCAAGGGCGACCCCATTGAGGCTCTGCGCAAGGCTTATCAAATCTGCGATGTGTAA
- a CDS encoding DUF6259 domain-containing protein, translated as MIRRTTQISPAAPVWRQEKDRYIVTTGTYALALSVADGSILSLIARGSQKPILRSGEYGLWHLRFRNGDKLSATSLSPQTEIRGNTLYLRYSHPQALVTVQVIAQAEYIDWMGEVSPHTETVLDFALPARCRFDHTQLVRLVCPMDGNQSVGAAFTASFFGQQPEDRPSAWRPAPAGPDGYIRLFGGALVQRADDDPPVEIEPAAQASRWLPERVLAGISGARAIVNRPSRREHLDVVLVDSPNGVYFGARQMGAGYLWRVGGRVESAQKGIVRSLVTGVLEKLGVQGRIGLIVLTNAPRSGGWAAVTISEWQESLQELEASSGGRLRLQQFHSVPELLRALREGSYLAVINPYGEWLPAPPRGGIEATLESIRYFVQNGGHWFEVGGYPFFYALQPVQYFSIRVIYPPAFADFLHWETQAGNVSLYRVQPRNWQPWDREHLFIPGWLAWGGDENGGYAERAFGTYVPAGSSWRAPVVRVHVGKTAQQALQMYAKANGIHRRLSQKMRRPLLERFKRAVLVYYAGNASEKLQALPHLPVPSLIHFADYLKGGFDKEYPDHLPPHPGFGTTQELAAFLREARRRGHLVMPYTNPTWWCDDPKGPTFQREGDAPLLRTLDGQLSRERYGQNEGYTICFWHPAVQRANRRTRQQFTEQFPVDILFQDQCGARGWLYDTNPVSPSPYAYTEGLLSMVAEDSAVVPLSTESGWDQVAEYESQLCGMAWSLIPTEYAPDWRTLLREQFPPHAWEVFPLAQFLAHDKAAMVMHDLGQFVTNREVLAWVLGLGFGISARVSATALSCDSSREWLRWLSRLQQSVCARYIGEPLRAFRHERIGKGEGILRADFGRVRVVANLNPHPQQVTVGRQGVFLASFGYYAVGEGMLAANLQAAGKRVFDAEGVSFVIENRSSHADLWVYARAGESLAVPWQGRQRSTLRLHWDSGVTFQTAARDGTLSLTTPTAPARQQVAPPATLAKRAPRDWMPKPAIGVLDMPGLSPVWSTITPEKWLRALQASRLTKEWKVPVRAISSAAELNRALDAGVTRWFAIVNPYGEVFPAEGGWASMLERIKRYVQNGGIWWETAGYSFFIASYPQRDGWRQEVVSTRGMETLGLPVGGGSVEQPPEPLLVPEEGRRWLGERLSEQVSARRSVVNRGLPRSPDAPPHVALVSGQRDDFIGGYRLGGWGWLWRIGGFYPNPDVAIPVVVAVLERLYSQPPPPPQRDTVRRVWHATIT; from the coding sequence GTGATCCGAAGGACGACGCAAATATCACCCGCTGCACCTGTCTGGCGACAGGAAAAAGACCGCTACATCGTTACCACAGGCACGTATGCGCTCGCGCTGAGCGTAGCCGACGGCTCTATTCTGTCGCTGATAGCCCGCGGAAGCCAGAAGCCCATCCTCCGCAGTGGTGAATATGGCTTGTGGCATCTTCGCTTCCGCAACGGGGATAAGCTATCTGCAACGAGCCTCTCTCCGCAAACGGAGATACGGGGTAACACGCTGTACCTGCGTTACAGCCATCCGCAGGCACTGGTAACGGTACAGGTCATCGCACAGGCGGAGTACATCGACTGGATGGGCGAGGTTAGCCCACATACGGAAACGGTGCTGGACTTCGCCCTTCCGGCACGCTGCCGGTTTGACCATACCCAGCTGGTGCGGCTGGTGTGCCCCATGGACGGCAATCAGTCGGTCGGTGCGGCGTTCACCGCAAGTTTCTTCGGACAACAGCCAGAAGACCGTCCGTCCGCATGGCGGCCAGCACCCGCAGGTCCAGATGGCTACATCCGCCTGTTCGGTGGTGCGCTCGTGCAGCGGGCGGACGACGACCCGCCGGTAGAGATAGAGCCTGCCGCACAGGCAAGCCGCTGGCTTCCTGAACGAGTCCTTGCTGGTATCAGCGGCGCACGCGCCATCGTGAACCGTCCCTCCCGTCGCGAGCATCTGGATGTGGTGCTCGTGGATTCGCCAAATGGCGTGTACTTCGGCGCACGGCAGATGGGTGCAGGTTACCTGTGGCGCGTGGGCGGGCGCGTGGAATCCGCGCAAAAAGGGATAGTCCGCTCGCTGGTAACGGGAGTTTTGGAGAAACTGGGCGTGCAGGGACGCATTGGGCTGATTGTGCTTACGAATGCCCCCCGCAGCGGAGGCTGGGCGGCAGTCACCATCAGCGAGTGGCAAGAGAGCCTTCAGGAACTGGAAGCCTCCAGCGGTGGACGGCTCCGGCTGCAGCAATTCCACTCCGTGCCGGAGCTGTTGCGAGCGCTGCGCGAAGGCTCATATCTCGCTGTCATCAACCCTTACGGAGAGTGGCTCCCTGCCCCTCCCAGGGGAGGCATCGAGGCAACACTGGAGTCCATACGCTACTTCGTGCAAAACGGCGGGCACTGGTTCGAGGTGGGAGGTTACCCATTCTTCTACGCTCTGCAGCCGGTACAATACTTCTCGATACGAGTGATTTATCCCCCCGCCTTTGCCGATTTCCTGCACTGGGAAACGCAGGCAGGCAACGTCTCCCTGTATCGGGTGCAGCCGCGCAACTGGCAACCCTGGGATCGCGAGCATCTTTTTATTCCCGGCTGGCTTGCCTGGGGCGGTGACGAAAATGGTGGCTATGCCGAGAGGGCGTTCGGCACTTATGTGCCCGCTGGAAGCAGCTGGCGCGCCCCCGTTGTGCGCGTGCATGTCGGTAAAACGGCGCAGCAGGCACTGCAGATGTATGCGAAAGCCAACGGCATCCACCGTCGCCTGTCGCAAAAGATGCGCCGCCCCTTGCTGGAACGGTTCAAACGCGCGGTGCTCGTCTACTATGCTGGTAACGCCAGCGAGAAACTGCAGGCACTGCCTCACCTGCCCGTGCCCAGCCTGATCCACTTCGCAGACTACCTGAAGGGCGGTTTCGACAAAGAGTATCCCGACCACCTTCCGCCCCATCCCGGCTTCGGCACAACGCAGGAGTTGGCCGCGTTCTTGCGCGAAGCCCGACGCAGAGGGCATCTGGTAATGCCCTACACCAACCCGACCTGGTGGTGCGATGACCCGAAAGGTCCCACCTTCCAGCGCGAAGGGGACGCACCACTCCTGCGCACGCTGGACGGACAGCTTTCGCGCGAGCGTTACGGGCAGAACGAGGGCTACACCATCTGCTTCTGGCATCCTGCTGTGCAGCGGGCGAATCGGCGTACCCGTCAGCAGTTTACCGAACAGTTCCCGGTGGACATTCTGTTCCAGGACCAGTGTGGCGCACGCGGCTGGCTATACGATACGAACCCCGTCTCTCCGTCGCCGTATGCCTATACCGAGGGACTGCTCAGCATGGTGGCGGAAGACAGTGCCGTTGTACCGCTTTCCACTGAGAGCGGCTGGGACCAGGTCGCGGAATACGAGTCTCAGCTGTGTGGCATGGCATGGTCGCTGATACCGACAGAGTATGCCCCCGATTGGCGCACACTGCTGCGGGAGCAGTTTCCTCCACACGCATGGGAGGTTTTCCCGCTCGCCCAGTTCCTTGCCCACGACAAAGCCGCGATGGTGATGCATGATTTGGGACAGTTCGTCACCAACCGCGAGGTGCTGGCATGGGTGCTGGGGTTGGGGTTTGGCATCAGCGCGCGCGTGAGCGCAACCGCCCTGTCCTGTGACAGCAGCCGAGAGTGGCTGCGCTGGCTCAGCCGACTCCAGCAGTCGGTCTGCGCACGCTATATCGGCGAGCCACTCCGCGCCTTTCGGCATGAGCGCATCGGTAAGGGAGAGGGCATCCTGCGGGCGGACTTTGGCAGGGTGCGGGTTGTTGCCAACCTGAACCCCCACCCACAGCAGGTTACCGTCGGGCGACAGGGGGTCTTTCTGGCATCCTTCGGCTACTACGCGGTGGGAGAGGGAATGCTCGCCGCGAACCTGCAGGCGGCTGGCAAGCGTGTGTTCGACGCAGAAGGCGTCTCTTTCGTGATAGAAAACCGCTCTTCCCACGCCGACCTGTGGGTTTACGCCCGGGCAGGAGAATCTCTCGCCGTGCCCTGGCAGGGCAGGCAACGCTCCACTCTGCGCCTGCACTGGGACAGTGGCGTGACCTTTCAAACAGCGGCACGGGACGGGACACTTTCCCTCACTACCCCAACTGCCCCGGCGCGGCAGCAGGTGGCGCCACCTGCTACGCTGGCAAAACGAGCACCACGCGACTGGATGCCGAAGCCCGCTATCGGTGTTCTGGACATGCCTGGTCTCTCTCCCGTGTGGAGCACAATCACGCCCGAAAAGTGGCTCCGCGCACTGCAAGCATCACGCCTGACGAAAGAATGGAAAGTCCCCGTTCGTGCCATTTCCAGCGCAGCTGAGCTCAACCGGGCACTGGACGCGGGCGTTACCCGCTGGTTCGCTATCGTGAATCCCTATGGGGAGGTATTTCCTGCCGAAGGGGGATGGGCGTCGATGCTGGAGCGCATCAAACGCTACGTGCAAAATGGGGGTATCTGGTGGGAGACAGCTGGCTACTCGTTTTTCATCGCAAGCTACCCACAGCGCGACGGCTGGAGGCAGGAAGTCGTCAGCACGAGAGGTATGGAAACACTGGGGCTACCAGTGGGCGGAGGTAGTGTAGAACAGCCCCCAGAGCCTCTGCTCGTTCCGGAAGAAGGACGGCGATGGCTCGGAGAGCGGTTATCGGAACAGGTTTCGGCACGGCGCAGTGTGGTCAACCGCGGCTTGCCACGCAGCCCCGATGCCCCACCCCATGTTGCCCTTGTCTCGGGACAGCGAGATGATTTCATTGGCGGCTACCGTCTGGGAGGCTGGGGCTGGTTGTGGCGCATCGGCGGTTTTTATCCCAATCCCGACGTGGCAATACCAGTAGTGGTAGCGGTACTGGAACGGCTGTACTCCCAACCGCCACCGCCGCCTCAGCGAGATACCGTCCGCCGCGTCTGGCACGCAACCATTACCTGA
- a CDS encoding beta-N-acetylhexosaminidase, whose protein sequence is MYSWSRTVWIFWLMGVLCLAEAQSVQSPWIQVTYRGTNGAEVRLAGISLIRKTSLQSATPDWNTPYYSSGGTAPCVRAESSQRRLVAEHGRLDSPFTATEEWRLLDDYTLQVTVRCAITQDVPAIAEYCVGYLRAQPLVGATYTAETPDGILSGTIPAVARTADRDDSTFARRFRKLTLQTRFGTLEITAEGDNPDIILFDGRKNSQGWAREAPTLWLGYLQFPLQKGLPVTLRVTIRFTPVERVQPVERVAVATRIVPMKDAVGVEVRPVLLVPQPKQVQWREGFLPLNARTRVVAMDKASLSAAQSFANMLRDRYGLTLPVATGIPSRLDNAVLFGLRPCLSRLPRAWQSLLKVPEQKQGYSLLVGASAAAVLGSDERGVFYGSQTLQQCLQARPEGAALRRVLVIDYPSLQFRGAHLFLGNNALPFHKKLMERIFSHLKLNALVLESEYTRWDSAPEIAVDFSMDKRDLRQVIAFAQQHQMEVIPLVQSMGHSEWIFRNGQNLDITEDPENPRAYCPLNPRTYSFIDAVYDEALQLFVPRFFHIGHDEVNLFGRFPYHEECQRRGLTQLFVDDVLHHYNRFKQRNIRTMMWGDMLLHRSESADMAAFAESPEEAQRRREMLPKDIIICDWHYQPRPAEEFVQKNLRVFQQAGFEVIATTWYTPMNIYNFAKAAQQAGILGLLQSTWAGYNISEAVLKPAFPQFSAFVLAAEYAWSNSSPPPDQLPYSPDDLFMDLFERRPLTARPRAGFALDISEAMNISAAQTNTQGWLGLGAEHDLRQLPRGEQSLGGVRFRLSPDPAKPSAVALASFMLPAQSLPRMVHLPVGRRASALYFLHATGWQVDRNRLVGRYRIWYTDNTSEDIPLEYGVNICAWDDISPAYFAKVVWRGQCADGSTVALRALRWDNPHPQKTIAAIEFRVTDEMATPILFAVTGVNP, encoded by the coding sequence ATGTACTCGTGGAGCAGAACGGTGTGGATTTTCTGGCTGATGGGTGTGCTTTGCCTTGCGGAAGCGCAGAGCGTCCAATCTCCATGGATACAGGTAACCTATCGCGGCACGAACGGCGCAGAGGTCAGGCTGGCAGGTATCAGCCTCATCCGCAAAACCTCCTTGCAATCCGCTACCCCCGATTGGAACACACCCTACTACTCCAGCGGCGGCACCGCTCCGTGCGTGCGGGCAGAATCTTCGCAAAGGCGTCTTGTGGCAGAGCATGGCAGGCTGGACTCGCCCTTCACTGCTACCGAAGAGTGGCGCCTGCTGGACGACTATACGTTACAGGTTACCGTGCGTTGCGCCATCACGCAGGATGTGCCTGCCATCGCCGAGTACTGCGTGGGCTACCTGCGGGCGCAGCCGCTGGTCGGCGCGACGTACACCGCAGAGACGCCGGACGGTATCCTCAGCGGGACCATCCCCGCCGTCGCCAGAACGGCAGACAGAGACGACAGCACCTTTGCGCGTAGATTCCGCAAGCTGACGTTGCAAACCCGCTTCGGCACGCTGGAAATCACCGCCGAAGGCGACAACCCCGACATCATCCTGTTTGACGGTCGCAAAAACTCTCAGGGCTGGGCACGAGAGGCTCCCACCCTGTGGCTGGGTTATCTGCAGTTCCCCCTGCAGAAAGGCTTACCGGTCACCCTGCGGGTTACCATACGCTTTACCCCCGTTGAACGGGTACAACCCGTTGAGCGCGTCGCGGTTGCTACCCGAATCGTGCCGATGAAAGATGCTGTCGGCGTGGAAGTACGCCCCGTGCTTTTGGTGCCCCAACCCAAACAGGTACAGTGGCGTGAAGGATTTCTGCCCCTCAACGCACGCACTCGCGTGGTGGCGATGGATAAAGCAAGCCTTTCTGCCGCCCAGTCCTTTGCAAATATGCTGCGAGACCGCTACGGGCTAACGCTACCCGTAGCCACGGGAATACCCTCGCGCCTGGACAACGCGGTGCTGTTCGGGTTGAGACCTTGCCTCTCCCGCCTTCCGAGAGCTTGGCAATCGTTGCTCAAGGTGCCTGAACAGAAGCAGGGCTATTCTCTGCTGGTAGGGGCGTCGGCGGCAGCAGTCCTCGGCAGCGATGAGCGAGGGGTGTTCTACGGCTCGCAAACACTGCAGCAATGCCTGCAGGCGCGTCCGGAGGGCGCCGCGTTGAGGAGAGTGCTGGTTATAGACTACCCATCCCTCCAGTTTCGTGGCGCGCATCTGTTCCTTGGCAACAACGCTTTGCCTTTCCACAAAAAGCTGATGGAGCGCATTTTCTCACACCTGAAGCTCAACGCGCTGGTGCTGGAGAGCGAGTACACCCGGTGGGACAGCGCGCCGGAAATCGCTGTGGACTTCTCGATGGACAAACGCGACCTGCGGCAGGTTATCGCCTTCGCCCAACAGCATCAGATGGAGGTCATCCCGCTGGTACAGTCGATGGGCCATTCCGAGTGGATTTTCCGCAACGGACAGAACCTGGACATCACCGAAGACCCCGAGAATCCACGCGCCTACTGCCCGCTGAACCCGCGCACCTACTCTTTCATCGATGCAGTATACGACGAGGCTCTGCAGCTCTTCGTACCGCGCTTCTTCCACATCGGGCACGACGAGGTGAACCTGTTCGGCAGGTTCCCCTACCACGAGGAATGCCAGCGGCGCGGGCTAACGCAGCTTTTCGTGGACGACGTACTGCACCATTACAACCGCTTCAAACAGCGTAACATCCGCACCATGATGTGGGGCGATATGTTACTGCATCGCAGCGAATCTGCGGACATGGCGGCGTTTGCCGAAAGCCCGGAAGAGGCGCAGCGCAGGCGAGAAATGCTGCCGAAGGACATCATCATCTGCGACTGGCACTACCAGCCGCGCCCTGCGGAGGAGTTCGTGCAGAAAAACCTGCGCGTGTTCCAGCAAGCGGGTTTCGAGGTGATTGCCACCACCTGGTACACGCCCATGAACATCTACAACTTCGCGAAGGCGGCGCAACAGGCAGGCATCCTGGGACTGTTGCAGAGTACGTGGGCAGGCTATAATATCAGCGAGGCAGTACTGAAGCCCGCGTTTCCCCAGTTCTCGGCGTTCGTGCTGGCAGCAGAATACGCGTGGAGCAACAGCAGTCCCCCGCCCGACCAGCTGCCCTACTCGCCCGACGACCTGTTCATGGATCTGTTTGAGCGTCGACCTCTAACCGCGCGCCCAAGAGCCGGCTTCGCGCTGGACATCTCCGAAGCCATGAACATCAGCGCAGCACAGACCAACACGCAGGGTTGGCTTGGACTGGGAGCGGAACACGACCTGCGCCAGCTGCCGCGCGGCGAACAGTCGCTGGGAGGGGTGCGGTTTCGCCTGTCACCGGACCCGGCGAAGCCGTCGGCTGTGGCCCTTGCCAGCTTCATGCTTCCCGCACAATCGTTGCCACGCATGGTACACCTGCCTGTCGGTCGCAGGGCGTCCGCGCTTTACTTCCTGCACGCCACCGGCTGGCAGGTCGACAGGAACAGGCTCGTGGGCAGATACCGCATCTGGTACACCGACAACACCAGCGAGGACATCCCGCTGGAGTACGGCGTGAACATCTGCGCATGGGATGACATCAGCCCGGCATATTTTGCCAAAGTGGTGTGGCGGGGGCAATGCGCGGATGGATCAACCGTCGCCCTGCGCGCTTTGCGCTGGGACAACCCGCACCCGCAAAAGACCATCGCTGCCATCGAGTTCAGAGTCACCGACGAGATGGCAACTCCCATTCTGTTCGCGGTTACCGGAGTGAACCCATGA